A stretch of Arctopsyche grandis isolate Sample6627 chromosome 9, ASM5162203v2, whole genome shotgun sequence DNA encodes these proteins:
- the SMC2 gene encoding structural maintenance of chromosomes 2, with protein MYVKSIILDGFKSYGNRVEIKGFDREFNAITGLNGTGKSNILDSICFVLGITNLSHVRAGSLQDLVYKSGQAGITKASVTIMFDNSDKNQSPIGYDNQKDISITRQVVIGGKNKYLINGINVQNKRVTDLFCSVQLNVNNPHFLIMQGRITKVLNMKPPEILSMVEEAAGTKMYETKKQETQRTIEKKDAKLKELNDIIKEEISPKLSKLKEERSQYQEYQKVVRELENLVRLYVAWKYVAAEENSKNSKQLLEDVKNQIKEKQKKIVNNKKESQEIDKTIAEMSDRLDRESGGVLQVIEKELQEKEAIEAEIAAKTKSTQDNLKAHKSKHRLLENSIKDDEKAYISKKNQLDQMENSFGSLRSEMEEDAKLLTEAQDRFQAASSGLQVTESGQASLQDQLIAAKQSASEASTLISQHTMEKNHMTEKLKTLQKEASTSTLQYKKQQANIISIEKEVENLKNDLANIQYDENQLSEMQTRRNELVSSVRELCERSDILGSQLRRCNFQYKDPEPNFDRSKVKGLVCRLIKVKDQTYCMALEIAGGGKLYNVIVDTEQTSKGILKNGKLQYRTTMIPLNKIRGRQIELDKIRCAEQLVGPENGKTSLSLIEFDAYLKPAMEWVFGDSFVCPNLGICQKVAFHPKIQKRCITLDGDVVDPRGTLSGGSAIRGGSMLLRLEELKEVESQIEPIQNKLKKVECDIKSMRQTYDVYMNSKQKYERRHHELNAAKQQMQMTRGHQTHSEIEKLTSSIADLTKEIAELQKTHDESVKKGKELEERMKDLKGHRERQMKAVEDDLEKKKRKAKKSRDSWKNLEQDFETLKLEVSELQKSVDAGKEQLVAAEENLEQLSRQAEEFNTEWNRIKEIVKDIQLKIKEKKSEIAAKSREIKVITQKKEQLLASNSDIELEIKSLEHQIAKIQSDAASCEDKIKAMRNQYEWIASEREYFGEPGGLYDFKERDPRSAGHRISQLEQLKDKLGRNLNTRAQTLLGKEEEQHTAILQKKTKVENDRATLINTMKELDTTKRKAVIKACEQVNKDFGSIFSTLLPGAQAKLIPPEGMTVVDGLEVKVGFNGMWKEGLGELSGGQRSLVALSLILAMLLFHPAPLYILDEVDAALDLSHTQNIGNMLATHFKKSQFIIVSLKDGMFNNANVLFRTKFVDGMSTVQRTEQTNRR; from the exons ATGTACGTCAAGTCGATAATCCTCGATGGATTCAAATCGTACGGCAATCGGGTCGAGATCAAGGGCTTCGACCGCGAATTCAATGCCATCACCGGCCTCAACGGCACCGGCAAGTCCAACATCCTCGACTCCATCTGCTTCGTGCTGGGCATCACCAATCTCTCACAC GTGCGCGCGGGCAGTCTACAAGACCTGGTGTACAAGTCGGGTCAAGCAGGCATCACTAAAGCTAGTGTCACCATAATGTTCGACAACTCGGACAAAAACCAGTCACCCATTGGGTACGATAATCAGAAAGATATTTCCATCACTCGCCAG GTTGTCATCggtggtaaaaataaatatttgatcaaCGGTATTAACGTTCAAAACAAACGTGTCACCGATTTGTTTTGTTCCGTGCAGTTAAATGTAAACAATCCACACTTTTTGATAATGCAAGGACGCATCACGAAAGTTTTAAATATGAAGCCACCTGAG atattgtcAATGGTTGAAGAAGCTGCTGGAACTAAAATGTACGAGACGAAAAAACAAGAAACGCAACGCacgattgaaaaaaaagatGCAAAACTAAAAGAATTAAACGAT ATCATTAAAGAGGAAATATCTCCAAAATTAAGCAAACTCAAAGAAGAACGTTCTCAATATCAAGAATATCAGAAAGTTGTTAGAGAACTGGAGAATCTTGTTCGTCTCTATGTTGCTTGGAA ATACGTCGCTGCCGAAGAAAATTCTAAAAACTCAAAGCAATTGTTGGAAGacgttaaaaatcaaatcaaagaaAAGCAAAAGAAGATAGTCAACAATAAGAAGGAATCTCAAGAGATTGATAAAACAATTGCAGAGATGAGCGATAGACTAGATAGA GAATCTGGTGGTGTGTTACAAGTTATTGAAAAAGAATTGCAAGAGAAAGAGGCTATCGAAGCCGAAATTGCAGCAAAGACCAAATCAACTCAAGACAACTTGAAGGCTCATAAGAGCAAACATAGGCTTTTAGAAAATAGCATCAAAGATGACGAAAAAGCTTacatttccaaaaaaaatcaGTTGGATCAG ATGGAAAACTCATTTGGGTCACTGCGCTCAGAAATGGAGGAGGATGCTAAGTTGCTCACCGAAGCTCAGGATCGCTTTCAGGCAGCCAGTTCTGGTCTACAAGTTACCGAATCGGGACAAGCGTCTTTGCAAGATCAACTGATCG CTGCTAAACAATCGGCATCAGAAGCGTCCACTTTAATAAGTCAACACACAATGGAAAAGAATCACATGACTGAAAAATTGAAGACGTTGCAGAAAGAAGCGTCAACTTCGACACTGCAGTATAAAAAGCAACAAGCTAACATCATATCCATCGAAAAAGAAGTTGAAAACTTGAAG AATGATCTTGCCAATATACAGTATGATGAAAATCAACTGTCGGAGATGCAGACTCGTCGCAATGAATTAGTTTCTTCGGTGCGGGAGTTATGCGAAAGATCGGACATTTTAGGATCGCAATTGAGACGATGTAACTTCCAATACAAAGACCCTGAACCCAATTTCGATAGAAGCAAAGTCAAAGGACTGGTTTGTCGTCTTATTAAAGTCAAGGATCAAACGTACTGTATGGCTTTAGAGATAGCCGGCGGTGGAAAA TTGTACAACGTCATAGTGGATACCGAACAGACGAGTAAAggtattttgaaaaatggtaAACTCCAATATCGTACTACGATGATTCCGTTGAATAAAATCAGAGGCAGACAGATCGAATTGGACAAAATTAGATGTGCTGAACAATTA GTCGGGCCGGAAAATGGTAAAACGTCTTTGTCTTTGATCGAATTTGATGCTTACCTAAAACCGGCAATGGAATGGGTGTTTGGTGATTCGTTTGTATGTCCGAATCTCGGCATTTGCCAGAAGGTTGCCTTTCATCCGAAAATTCAAAAAAGATGCATAACTTTGGACGGTGATGTTGTCGATCCTCGCGGTACTTTAAGTGGCGGTTCTGCAATAAGA GGTGGCTCAATGCTTTTGAGGTTGGAGGAATTAAAAGAAGTTGAAAGTCAAATAGAacctattcaaaataaattgaaaaaggtTGAATGCGATATAAAATCGATGAGGCAAACGTATGATGTTTATATGAACTCGAAACAGAAGTACGAGCGTCGACACCATGAATTGAATGCCGCTAAGCAACAAATGCAGATGACTAGGGGTCATCAAACTCACAGCGAAATTGAAAAGTTGACGTCTAGCATTGCTGATTTGACTAAAGAAATCGCCGAGCTGCAAAAAACTCACGATGAAAGCGTCAAAAAGGGTAAAGAATTAGAGGAGAGGATGAAAGATTTGAAGGGTCATAGAGAGCGGCAAATGAAAGCCGTGGAAGACGATTTGGAAAAGAAGAAACGAAAGGCCAAGAAGAGTAGAGATTCGTGGAAAAATTTGGAGCAGGACTTTGAGACGCTTAAGTTAGAAGTAAGCGAATTGCAGAAGAGTGTTGATGCTGGAAAAGAGCAATTGGTAGCCGCCGAGGAAAACCTTGAACAACTGTCTCGACAAGCCGAGGAATTTAATACAGAATGGAATAGAATTAAA GAAATCGTCAAAgatatacaattaaaaatcaaggaaaaaaaatcagaaattgCAGCAAAAAGTAGAGAAATCAAAGTCATCAcacaaaaaaaagaacaattGCTCGCATCAAATTCTGATATAGAACTCGAAATCAAATCATTGGAGCATCAAATTGCTAAAATACAATCTGATGCAGCAAGCTGTGAGGATaag ATCAAAGCCATGCGGAATCAATATGAATGGATAGCATCAGAGCGAGAGTACTTCGGCGAACCTGGTGGCCTGTACGATTTCAAAGAGCGAGACCCTCGCTCAGCTGGGCATCGCATATCCCAGCTAGAGCAGCTGAAGGATAAACTTGGTCGCAACTTGAACACACGTGCACAAACTCTCCTTGGAAAAGAGGAAGaacag CACACTGCCATACTTCAAAAGAAAACTAAGGTGGAAAACGATAGAGCTACTTTAATCAACACTATGAAGGAGTTGGATACGACGAAACGCAAAGCTGTTATTAAAGCGTGCGAACAGGTCAACAAGGATTTCGGCTCTATATTTAGCACACTGTTGCCGGGAGCTCAGGCGAAGCTCATACCTCCTGAAGGGATGACGGTCGTCGACGGATTGGAG GTTAAAGTCGGTTTCAATGGCATGTGGAAGGAAGGATTGGGCGAGTTGTCTGGCGGACAACGTTCTCTCGTTGCCCTGTCACTCATCTTGGCCATGCTGCTGTTTCATCCAGCTCCATTATACATTCTGGACGAAGTTGACGCCGCTCTTGATCTAAGTCACACGCAAAATATCGGCAACATGCTTGCAACTCATTTTAAAAAGTCTCAA TTCATCATCGTGTCGTTGAAGGATGGCATGTTTAATAATGCTAATGTACTGTTTCGTACGAAGTTCGTCGATGGTATGTCCACTGTTCAGAGGACGGAGCAGACTAATAGACGGTAG
- the LOC143916408 gene encoding uncharacterized protein LOC143916408, whose protein sequence is MEEPDFPRKVFLNKLNGSSLKNVWICGIIEQNVGTDILIVKDPFARAKITGCNSAQQERDSSWIQKGSHCSVIGTLMNNKGLPEIRACKIVNVTNDEVAQTNWATEVECLDLFLERKVEPALEP, encoded by the exons ATGGAAGAGCCAGACTTTCCTAGGAAAGTTTTTTTGAATAAACTCAATGGTTCGTCGCTGAAGAACGTATGGATATGTGGTATAATTGAGCAAAATGTCGGAACTGACATTCTAATCGTAAAAGACCCATTCGCCCGAGCGAAAATTACCGGTTGCAATTCGGCTCAGCAAGAAAGAGATTCGTCGTGGATTCAAAAAG GATCTCACTGCTCGGTCATAGGAACTTTGATGAACAATAAAGGTTTGCCCGAAATACGAGCGTGCAAAATTGTCAACGTGACGAATGATGAAGTCGCACAAACCAATTGGGCAACTGAAGTCGAATGTTTAGATCTGTTTTTAGAACGAAAAGTTGAACCTGCCCTTGAACCTTGa